In a single window of the Methanolobus psychrophilus R15 genome:
- a CDS encoding cobyrinic acid a,c-diamide synthase, whose protein sequence is MRIAIASGKGGTGKTTVSVNLALSLENAQLLDCDVEEPNCNLFLDHPLQKVKDVGIRVPAISKDKCTSCGKCAEACRFNALAVLLTGVILFPKLCHGCGACSIACPEGAISEVTQVIGSIEKSASHTHGIELYQGVLNIGEPMASPIIHALKGHIDNSRTVIIDSPPGTSCPVISSITGADYCILVTEPTPFGLHDLMLAVDLVKDMQIPYGIIINRHGTGDEGVEDHCSENNIPVLMKIPYDMRIAELYSEGIPFVLRMPRWKDRFLDTFRELQVLTDRC, encoded by the coding sequence ATGAGGATAGCAATAGCAAGCGGTAAAGGTGGCACCGGGAAGACTACTGTGTCTGTGAACCTTGCATTGTCCCTGGAAAATGCCCAGCTCCTTGACTGCGATGTAGAGGAACCAAACTGCAACCTGTTCCTTGATCACCCACTTCAAAAAGTAAAGGATGTAGGGATACGGGTACCTGCCATTTCTAAAGATAAGTGCACTTCATGCGGTAAATGTGCAGAAGCATGTCGCTTTAATGCCCTTGCAGTATTATTAACAGGTGTAATTCTCTTTCCCAAACTATGCCACGGCTGCGGCGCATGTTCCATTGCATGCCCGGAAGGTGCAATCTCCGAAGTGACCCAGGTGATTGGTTCCATTGAAAAATCAGCTTCCCATACCCATGGAATAGAACTGTATCAGGGAGTATTGAATATCGGTGAACCGATGGCTTCACCGATTATACATGCCCTGAAAGGTCACATTGATAACAGCAGGACAGTGATCATAGATTCACCCCCGGGTACTTCTTGTCCGGTCATCTCTTCTATAACAGGGGCAGACTACTGTATACTTGTCACAGAACCTACCCCCTTTGGATTGCACGACCTGATGCTTGCTGTAGACCTTGTAAAGGACATGCAAATACCTTATGGCATAATTATAAACAGGCATGGTACAGGCGATGAAGGAGTGGAGGATCATTGCTCTGAGAACAACATTCCTGTGCTTATGAAGATACCCTATGATATGAGAATAGCTGAACTATACTCCGAAGGTATTCCTTTCGTGCTCCGAATGCCCCGGTGGAAAGATAGATTCCTGGATACATTCAGGGAACTGCAAGTGCTTACAGACAGGTGTTGA
- a CDS encoding metallo-beta-lactamase superfamily protein, translated as MKLTVVYDNEATEGLKSGWGFSCLIETPGHNILFDTGWDGHLLLENMRRLSISPEAIDILVLSHQHWDHIGGLPTFLCMNPDVDVYVPSSFSPNLKKEISTRGGCPEASGSSSETDIPVNPRLHEVKAPMQICKDVYTTGELGTDIKEQSLVLDSGSGLYIIAGCAHPGLSAILSAASLFGTVAGIIGGLHDSQEHSLLKDLQLIGAGHCTVHKNEFRKIYPESFAEIFAGYSVKV; from the coding sequence ATGAAGCTAACAGTCGTTTACGATAATGAGGCAACAGAAGGTCTAAAGAGCGGATGGGGCTTTTCCTGCTTAATTGAGACTCCCGGGCATAACATCCTCTTTGATACCGGCTGGGACGGCCATTTATTGCTGGAGAACATGCGCAGGCTCTCAATATCTCCTGAGGCTATCGACATTCTCGTATTATCTCACCAGCACTGGGACCACATTGGAGGTTTGCCGACCTTCCTTTGTATGAATCCGGATGTGGATGTGTATGTTCCCTCAAGTTTCTCGCCTAACCTGAAAAAAGAGATATCTACCAGAGGAGGATGTCCGGAAGCTTCCGGTTCTTCTTCAGAGACGGATATTCCTGTAAACCCACGGCTGCATGAGGTAAAAGCACCCATGCAGATATGCAAGGATGTCTATACGACAGGGGAGCTTGGAACCGATATAAAAGAGCAGTCCCTTGTACTGGATTCCGGTAGCGGGCTCTACATCATTGCCGGCTGTGCGCATCCTGGACTCTCTGCTATATTAAGCGCTGCATCCTTGTTTGGCACTGTAGCCGGCATAATAGGAGGTCTCCACGACAGCCAGGAACATAGTTTACTCAAAGACCTGCAACTGATCGGTGCAGGTCATTGTACGGTCCATAAAAATGAGTTCCGGAAAATATATCCTGAAAGTTTTGCTGAGATATTTGCAGGATATTCGGTCAAAGTTTAA
- a CDS encoding transposase IS200-family protein translates to MSYSSSAVYEINYHIVWCTKYRKQVMNDELKQFLDDQIRTIADSKEWEILELEVMPEYIHLFISAPPFIAPTDIVKIMKGVTTKRVFQKFPELRKKEFWGNHLWSPSYYVGSHGQVSAETIKKYIDGSSNRGRNSSTCSSSENWNSH, encoded by the coding sequence ATGTCTTATTCAAGCTCTGCTGTTTATGAAATCAATTATCATATCGTATGGTGTACTAAATATCGAAAACAAGTTATGAACGATGAATTAAAACAATTTCTCGATGACCAGATAAGAACTATTGCCGATTCTAAGGAATGGGAAATACTTGAACTTGAAGTCATGCCCGAATATATACATCTCTTCATATCTGCACCACCATTCATAGCACCTACTGATATCGTTAAGATAATGAAAGGAGTGACTACAAAAAGAGTATTCCAGAAGTTCCCTGAACTACGAAAAAAAGAATTTTGGGGTAATCATCTTTGGTCACCAAGTTATTATGTTGGTTCACATGGTCAAGTATCTGCTGAAACAATTAAGAAATACATTGACGGAAGTTCCAATAGGGGCCGTAATTCATCCACCTGCTCCAGTTCAGAGAACTGGAACTCCCATTAA
- a CDS encoding dinitrogenase iron-molybdenum cofactor biosynthesis, whose protein sequence is MKISIPSMGKSGLEDQVGQHFGKVLNYIVYDTQTGETSILPNTSEHNGGVGLPPELMSRNAVNIMLCGGLGRKAVAMFDQYGIEVFVGAQGTIQDALNAWKEGKLEKANQDNACSSHDNHDHHDHHHH, encoded by the coding sequence ATGAAGATCAGTATACCATCTATGGGTAAAAGCGGTCTGGAAGACCAAGTCGGACAGCATTTCGGGAAAGTTTTGAACTACATTGTCTATGATACGCAGACCGGGGAAACTTCAATACTGCCCAACACCAGTGAACACAACGGCGGAGTAGGTTTGCCTCCCGAACTGATGTCCCGGAACGCTGTGAATATAATGCTTTGTGGAGGACTGGGCAGGAAAGCTGTTGCAATGTTCGATCAGTACGGAATAGAAGTATTTGTAGGAGCACAGGGAACGATCCAGGATGCTCTGAATGCGTGGAAAGAAGGAAAGCTGGAAAAGGCAAATCAGGACAATGCCTGCAGTTCACACGACAACCACGATCATCACGACCACCACCATCACTGA